In Xiphophorus hellerii strain 12219 chromosome 13, Xiphophorus_hellerii-4.1, whole genome shotgun sequence, the following proteins share a genomic window:
- the klhl38a gene encoding kelch-like protein 38: MMAGRRAGIFSFKDSELPCHLLIQLNILRQERILTDVLLCTEHQEIPCHRNVLVSSSPYFHAMFCNNFLESSQARVNLKGISSSVLTGIVDYVYTGCVTITMENVLPLMQAASMLHYGGLFEACSTFLQEQLSPENCLSMIRLSEILHCESLKEKAKEMAVRCFSDVAATEDFCELSLPELMCYLEDDRLCAEEEQVFETLLAWIHHDPFSRSGAIHDLFKKVRLRYIHPTYLFQFIANDPLVQSSTLCTEIIDSVRRLMLTASTKCSRELKPLWTTPRRYTCRETLVVVGGRKNNEQTSREALLYDERTHRWQWLAKLPLRLYKAAYVCIHSILYVLGGLSLCMASRDSSVSSTVYTLSLKTNQWRTAEPMLEPRYAHQSVSYLHFIFVLGGIGVDKRISQSMERYNSMFNQWEAMAPMPTAVLHPAVAASDQRIYVFGGEDAMQNPVRLIQVYHISRNLWSRLETRTVKNVCAPAAVIEEKIYIIGGYTRRMIAYDTKANKFFKCANLKERRMHHSATVINNKLYVTGGRILNGHDVIEDSDCFECYDPKTDVWTSKGSLPYKLFDHGSLPLVCVSNRPNPP; the protein is encoded by the exons ATGATGGCTGGCAGACGAGCGGgcattttctctttcaaagaCTCAGAACTTCCCTGCCACTTGCTCATCCAGCTCAACATCCTGCGGCAGGAGCGCATCCTGACCGATGTGCTGCTCTGCACTGAGCACCAGGAGATCCCCTGCCACAGGAATGTCCTGGTCTCCAGCAGCCCGTACTTCCATGCCATGTTCTGCAACAACTTTCTGGAGAGCAGCCAAGCCCGTGTGAACTTGAAGGGAATCTCTTCAAGTGTGCTCACTGGAATTGTAGACTATGTTTACACGGGCTGCGTCACTATCACCATGGAGAATGTGCTCCCCCTTATGCAGGCAGCGTCCATGCTTCACTATGGGGGTCTCTTTGAGGCCTGCTCCACGTTCCTGCAGGAGCAGTTGAGTCCTGAGAACTGTCTGAGCATGATCCGGTTGTCTGAGATCCTCCACTGCGAGAGTCTGAAGGAGAAGGCAAAGGAGATGGCCGTGAGGTGTTTCTCTGATGTTGCTGCCACTGAGGACTTCTGTGAGCTGTCTCTTCCAGAGCTCATGTGCTACTTGGAGGATGACCGCCTTTGTGCTGAGGAGGAGCAGGTGTTTGAGACTCTCCTGGCATGGATCCACCACGACCCGTTTTCACGAAGCGGTGCCATTCACGATCTCTTCAAGAAGGTTCGTCTCCGCTACATCCATCCAACATACCTCTTCCAGTTCATCGCCAACGACCCACTGGTGCAGTCATCCACACTCTGCACTGAGATTATTGACTCTGTACGCCGTCTTATGCTCACAGCCAGCACCAAGTGTAGCCGTGAGCTGAAACCCCTCTGGACCACACCAAGACGTTACACCTGCAGAGAAACGCTGGTGGTAGTTGGAGGACGCAAAAACAACGAGCAGACTTCTCGAGAGGCACTTCTGTACGATGAAAGGACCCATCGTTGGCAGTGGTTGGCCAAGCTGCCACTGCGCCTTTACAAAGCTGCATATGTGTGCATCCACAGCATCCTTTATGTGCTGGGAGGCCTCAGTCTCTGCATGGCTTCTAGGGATAGCTCAGTCAGCTCCACCGTTTACACACTTTCCCTCAAAACAAACCAGTGGAGGACAGCAGAGCCCATGTTGGAGCCTCGATACGCCCACCAAAGTGTGTCTTATCTGCACTTCATCTTTGTGCTGGGAGGTATAGGGGTGGACAAGCGAATCTCTCAGTCAATGGAGAGGTATAACAGCATGTTTAACCAATGGGAGGCCATGGCGCCGATGCCTACCGCTGTGCTTCATCCAGCAGTTGCAGCCAGTGATCAGAGAATCTACGTGTTTGGAGGGGAGGACGCCATGCAGAACCCGGTCCGGCTTATTCAA GTGTATCACATCTCTCGCAACTTGTGGTCCAGATTGGAGACAAGGACCGTGAAAAATGTTTGTGCGCCAGCTGCAGTCATAGAGGAGAAGATCTATATCATAGGAG GATATACCAGGAGAATGATTGCCTATGACACCAAAGCCAACAAATTTTTCAAGTGTGCAAATCTGAAGGAGCGAAGAATGCACCACAGCGCCACAGTGATCAACAACAAGCTCTACGTCACAGGCGGACGCATCCTCAATGGCCACGATGTCATCGAGGACTCGGATTGCTTTGAGTGCTACGACCCAAAAACGGATGTTTGGACCTCAAAAGGTTCTCTACCGTACAAGCTCTTTGACCATGGGTCTCTGCCGCTGGTCTGTGTTTCCAACCGACCCAACCCACCATGA